From Klebsiella electrica, the proteins below share one genomic window:
- a CDS encoding diguanylate phosphodiesterase, whose translation MLTTLIYRSQKHFIQDADLILLVEKANIENAACGVTGILLLKDNFYLQVLEGDECVLEQLFNKIKHDQRHYQIVELMRDYAPRRRFENVGMMFFDLNKQHIGDVLEKIHQLSHLKSYLSAEERAYKFIHTFISQKRDCSPSPFLWPEKWSVHPRKHSFHVPEEPVAAHYCCQFAFQPIIEPLSGNITSLEALIRDKDGGSPASFFASIPQDQRYEIDLKAKSVAFAQAKAINIGDHKISINILPMSLVVIPDAIEFLLQEIKKQGLVPEQVTVEVTEDEMISGFSQFSSAIKKLRVSGMGLAIDDFGAGYAGLSLLTKIQPDKVKIDREIITDIHKSGPKQAVVRSIINCCRELEITVVAEGIEQIEEWCWLEAAGIKRFQGFLFALPKVNGVGEIRWPVKTADSSIRP comes from the coding sequence ATGCTGACAACTCTGATTTACAGAAGTCAAAAGCATTTTATACAAGACGCTGATCTCATATTGCTGGTGGAAAAAGCGAATATCGAGAACGCAGCATGTGGGGTTACGGGCATACTTCTTTTAAAAGATAACTTTTACCTTCAGGTACTTGAGGGTGATGAGTGCGTGCTTGAGCAGCTATTCAACAAGATTAAGCATGACCAACGCCACTATCAGATAGTGGAGTTAATGCGCGATTATGCACCGCGCAGGCGCTTTGAGAACGTGGGGATGATGTTTTTTGACCTGAACAAGCAGCACATTGGTGACGTTCTGGAAAAGATCCATCAGCTTAGCCATTTGAAAAGTTATCTTTCCGCGGAAGAGCGCGCCTACAAATTTATCCATACTTTTATCAGCCAAAAAAGAGATTGCTCGCCGTCACCCTTTTTATGGCCTGAAAAGTGGTCAGTACACCCGCGTAAACATTCATTTCACGTACCAGAAGAACCGGTTGCTGCCCATTACTGCTGCCAGTTTGCTTTCCAGCCCATTATTGAACCCCTGAGCGGAAATATCACCTCGCTGGAAGCGCTTATTCGGGATAAAGATGGCGGCAGTCCCGCCAGTTTTTTTGCATCGATTCCGCAGGATCAACGCTATGAAATTGATCTTAAAGCTAAGTCGGTTGCTTTTGCCCAGGCTAAAGCCATTAATATCGGCGACCATAAAATATCGATTAATATTCTTCCGATGTCGTTGGTCGTTATTCCTGATGCCATCGAATTTCTGTTACAGGAAATAAAAAAACAGGGGCTGGTGCCGGAGCAGGTTACTGTCGAAGTGACGGAAGATGAAATGATCTCCGGTTTTAGCCAGTTCAGCAGTGCTATCAAAAAACTGCGCGTCTCAGGAATGGGGCTGGCCATTGATGACTTCGGCGCGGGATATGCCGGGCTGTCGTTGTTAACAAAAATTCAGCCAGATAAAGTCAAAATCGACCGTGAGATTATTACCGATATCCATAAGAGCGGGCCTAAACAGGCGGTGGTGAGATCGATAATCAACTGCTGCCGTGAGCTCGAGATTACCGTGGTTGCTGAAGGCATTGAGCAGATAGAGGAGTGGTGCTGGCTTGAGGCTGCGGGCATTAAGCGCTTCCAGGGGTTCTTATTTGCGTTGCCAAAAGTGAACGGCGTCGGTGAGATTCGCTGGCCTGTGAAAACCGCTGACAGTTCCATCCGACCTTAA
- a CDS encoding MipA/OmpV family protein, with protein MIAIKKVLYMSVALLTVAAFGVQADDGASSDSLTLGVAGQYVPRYSGSDKQVWQVVPVLQGRKGAFFIDAQKGAGYDLQNASGWYFEHTLGYNLGRGEKNASWREGANNLQGMGNIDATLNTGLAIGWQVVPWLSFEGKATLPLTDSQGVNYQTSVTLIPFQDSQDTVAFQSAALFGDSRYMNTWYGVSQQQSRRSGYRRYSAPGGFYGVDNSLSWSHQFDAHWGSLLSAGYTWSGEHANESPIVSRRSEGSVTVAVTWTF; from the coding sequence ATGATAGCGATAAAAAAAGTCCTGTATATGTCCGTTGCGCTTCTCACTGTCGCTGCATTCGGCGTCCAGGCTGATGATGGCGCGTCTTCCGATTCATTAACTCTCGGGGTGGCCGGACAATATGTCCCCCGTTACTCAGGCTCTGACAAGCAGGTATGGCAGGTGGTTCCTGTGCTACAGGGACGCAAAGGCGCATTTTTTATTGATGCACAAAAAGGAGCAGGATATGACCTGCAAAACGCCAGCGGTTGGTACTTCGAGCATACGTTGGGTTATAACCTCGGCAGGGGGGAGAAAAATGCCAGCTGGCGCGAGGGGGCAAATAATCTGCAAGGCATGGGCAACATTGATGCCACTCTTAATACCGGCCTTGCCATCGGCTGGCAAGTCGTTCCCTGGCTCAGTTTTGAAGGCAAAGCAACACTGCCTCTGACGGACAGTCAGGGAGTAAACTATCAGACATCCGTGACGTTGATTCCCTTCCAGGACAGCCAGGATACGGTCGCTTTTCAGTCTGCGGCCCTGTTTGGCGACAGTCGATATATGAATACCTGGTATGGGGTTAGTCAGCAACAGAGCCGCCGCTCCGGCTATCGCCGCTATTCTGCGCCGGGCGGATTTTATGGCGTAGACAACAGTCTGAGCTGGAGTCACCAGTTCGATGCTCACTGGGGTTCGCTACTGAGCGCTGGCTATACCTGGTCTGGCGAGCATGCGAATGAAAGCCCGATTGTTTCACGGCGTAGTGAGGGCTCGGTAACCGTCGCGGTCACCTGGACATTTTAG
- a CDS encoding response regulator, which yields MLSRRVLIIEDDADAAGVLEAYLRRENYDVTITGDGLAGLDMAQRWKPDLILLDVMLPGLNGTEVLASLRRKSDVPVIMVTAMGDTPDRIGALRYGADDYVVKPYHPGEVVARVQAVLRRSNKKETEEEILRWHTLEVDVAAIVASVVNGDDTPVILDLTPTEFSLLATLLRSPAHPFSRQYLLEHCLPESEALERVVDTHIYNLRKKLEAVGISGVLVNVRGVGYRFRQP from the coding sequence ATGTTGTCCAGAAGAGTGTTGATTATTGAAGATGACGCCGATGCAGCAGGCGTGCTCGAAGCCTATTTACGTCGCGAGAATTACGACGTCACCATTACCGGAGACGGCCTGGCCGGGCTGGATATGGCGCAACGGTGGAAACCTGACCTTATCCTGCTGGATGTGATGCTCCCCGGTCTTAACGGCACGGAAGTGCTGGCGAGCCTGCGCCGCAAAAGCGATGTGCCGGTGATCATGGTGACCGCCATGGGCGATACCCCCGATCGCATTGGCGCCCTCAGGTACGGTGCCGATGATTATGTTGTTAAACCTTATCATCCGGGAGAAGTGGTGGCGCGGGTGCAGGCGGTGCTGCGACGCAGCAATAAAAAAGAGACAGAGGAAGAGATACTTCGCTGGCATACCCTGGAGGTGGATGTCGCCGCCATTGTGGCAAGCGTGGTTAACGGCGACGACACGCCGGTGATACTGGATCTTACCCCGACGGAATTCTCTCTTCTGGCAACCCTGCTGCGTTCGCCTGCGCACCCGTTTTCCCGCCAGTATTTACTGGAACACTGTTTGCCGGAAAGCGAAGCCCTTGAACGAGTCGTGGATACCCATATTTATAACCTGCGCAAAAAACTCGAAGCGGTGGGTATCTCCGGCGTACTGGTCAACGTTCGCGGCGTGGGCTACAGGTTCAGACAACCATGA
- a CDS encoding sensor histidine kinase, with translation MIKNHHSSLWRWICARILALAIGSVIVIATCMWLRYAVQNYWIMGRMPAAVRQEFLTLSQNPQANPARFHNIVDTWWGLSYSTPSIASADWVTVALLVLVMIPFIVVMGLKHARPLALQFSRLRDAAKDVANGQFGRQAELIKDAPAEMVSFATDFNTMTRQLARYEKELRASHVAMAHELRSPLTAAIGRLQGMLDGVFDASPEQLGMVMKQLQHLNRLTDELHLLSLADAGNLVLEDQPFCLDELIEERAAWMTPQADAHNFTITLRNPRACPFSGDAFRMGQVFTILMENALRYGHDGGHLAVTIHYAKGRYTLEFKDDGPGVSPQFLPEMFKRFSREEQSRARHSGGSGLGLSIAQAICQAHGGSISASLADTGGLVVRILLPWRPADEENSHS, from the coding sequence ATGATAAAAAACCATCATTCTTCTCTGTGGCGCTGGATTTGCGCGCGTATTCTGGCACTGGCCATCGGCAGCGTGATTGTCATTGCAACCTGTATGTGGCTACGTTATGCCGTCCAGAACTACTGGATAATGGGCAGGATGCCGGCGGCGGTGCGGCAAGAATTTCTGACCCTCAGCCAGAATCCACAGGCCAACCCGGCCCGCTTTCACAACATTGTCGATACCTGGTGGGGCCTGAGTTATTCAACGCCGTCCATCGCCTCAGCAGACTGGGTCACCGTGGCCCTGCTGGTGCTGGTCATGATCCCTTTTATTGTCGTGATGGGGCTAAAACACGCGCGGCCGCTGGCACTGCAGTTCAGCCGTCTTCGTGATGCGGCAAAGGATGTCGCCAACGGACAATTTGGCCGTCAGGCAGAGCTCATCAAGGATGCGCCGGCTGAAATGGTCAGTTTTGCCACTGACTTTAATACCATGACGAGGCAACTGGCCCGCTATGAAAAAGAGCTGCGCGCCTCGCACGTCGCGATGGCGCATGAACTGCGCTCTCCCCTGACGGCAGCCATTGGCCGTCTGCAGGGAATGCTCGACGGGGTGTTTGATGCCAGCCCGGAGCAACTGGGGATGGTGATGAAACAACTCCAGCACCTCAATCGCCTGACCGATGAACTCCATCTTCTTTCTTTGGCCGATGCGGGTAACCTTGTGCTGGAAGACCAGCCGTTTTGTCTCGACGAGTTGATTGAGGAGCGGGCGGCCTGGATGACGCCCCAGGCCGATGCGCATAATTTTACCATCACCCTTCGCAACCCGCGCGCTTGCCCCTTCAGTGGCGATGCCTTCCGTATGGGGCAAGTGTTTACAATCCTTATGGAAAATGCGCTACGCTACGGACACGATGGCGGCCATCTTGCGGTGACTATCCACTACGCTAAAGGGCGTTACACCCTCGAATTTAAGGATGACGGACCGGGCGTATCGCCACAGTTTCTGCCGGAAATGTTTAAGCGCTTTAGCCGGGAGGAGCAGTCCCGCGCGCGGCATTCCGGCGGCAGCGGTCTCGGTTTGTCAATCGCTCAGGCTATTTGTCAGGCGCACGGGGGAAGCATTAGCGCCTCATTAGCCGACACCGGAGGCCTGGTGGTACGTATTCTGTTGCCCTGGCGCCCTGCTGATGAGGAAAACAGTCACTCTTGA
- a CDS encoding efflux RND transporter periplasmic adaptor subunit — MSDEFFLSLRHCLHHMYGVARTLPWLHFLPLALLALAIFPLTGCGDKHENKPDPARKVRYVIVGAARSLPTEERTGEIHAHDETTLSFRTEGRILTRDVDIGDRVNAGQQLATLENTTGKNQFDSATADYEGAKASAQVATLNVNRMQKLILTGAIARTQLDSARADWLVASARLKSSEAALRNARESLSWTRLISPQAGVITGVSASAGQVVSAGQSVLTLATGEARDVVFDIATPDEIPAGNNANLRVSLLSNQAVNASAVLRDITPQADPQTRTWRVRATLINPPEAMALGASVTVTLPSTAPHGYALPASALSRAGDKPAVFVINADSQAQLRVVVPAYYTASSVFIASGLGPGDRVITAGVSKLRSGEPVIAGEVQP, encoded by the coding sequence ATGTCAGACGAATTTTTTCTCTCCCTCCGCCACTGTCTGCATCATATGTACGGCGTGGCGCGCACCCTTCCCTGGCTGCATTTTCTCCCTCTGGCCCTGCTTGCGCTGGCTATTTTCCCACTGACCGGCTGCGGCGATAAACACGAAAATAAGCCAGACCCGGCGCGAAAGGTACGCTACGTTATCGTGGGCGCCGCCCGCTCCCTTCCCACCGAGGAGAGAACCGGCGAGATCCATGCCCACGATGAAACGACCCTCAGCTTTCGTACCGAGGGCCGGATCCTGACGCGTGACGTCGATATTGGCGATCGGGTCAACGCCGGACAACAGCTGGCCACGCTTGAAAATACCACCGGAAAAAATCAGTTCGACAGCGCAACGGCTGACTATGAAGGGGCCAAAGCCTCTGCCCAGGTTGCTACGCTTAACGTCAATCGCATGCAAAAGCTGATACTAACAGGCGCGATAGCCCGCACCCAGCTCGACAGCGCCCGCGCTGACTGGCTTGTCGCCAGCGCGCGCCTAAAAAGCAGCGAGGCCGCGTTGCGTAATGCGCGCGAAAGTCTGAGCTGGACACGCCTGATCTCTCCGCAAGCGGGCGTGATCACCGGCGTCAGCGCCTCTGCCGGGCAGGTTGTCAGCGCGGGCCAGTCGGTGCTCACGCTGGCGACCGGCGAAGCCCGCGACGTGGTGTTTGATATTGCCACGCCCGATGAGATCCCAGCCGGGAATAATGCGAATTTGCGGGTTTCCCTCCTCAGCAACCAGGCGGTCAACGCTTCCGCCGTGCTACGGGATATCACGCCTCAGGCCGATCCTCAGACCCGCACCTGGCGCGTCAGAGCCACCCTGATAAACCCGCCGGAGGCCATGGCACTGGGTGCCAGCGTCACCGTGACGTTGCCATCCACCGCCCCCCACGGGTACGCCCTTCCCGCATCGGCACTGAGTCGGGCCGGCGATAAACCGGCTGTTTTTGTGATCAACGCTGACTCACAGGCGCAGTTGCGCGTGGTGGTGCCAGCATATTACACGGCCTCCTCCGTCTTTATCGCTTCCGGTCTTGGGCCTGGCGATCGGGTCATTACGGCTGGCGTAAGCAAATTACGTTCGGGCGAACCGGTCATTGCCGGGGAGGTCCAGCCATGA
- a CDS encoding efflux RND transporter permease subunit produces MKTAAGEKFNLSAWALENQQLVSFLMLLVMALGVFCYERLPRNEDPAFTIKTAVVSAQWPGASVGDTTRLLTDTLEKKLQETPWLDYIESETRAGRSVIHVNLRDDTPPQKVADIWYQIRKKMQDIAPSLPEGVQGPAVNDEFDDTYGTIYGFVPEGYTLRETRDRVETIRRELMSLPDIGKTTLLGEQQEQLVLAFSPARLAGMGLDIQEVADALRAQNAVVPAGIMRTGQENIALKVSGALTCEESLRAVTLHINNRYIPLTDIATLTRETAEPPAPAWRVNGKPAIGLAVSMAPTGNMLRFGAALNARMAAISTGLPHGIEMVKIADQSAVVSDAVSGFIRVLIEAVVIVLAVSFVSLGLRAGLVVAAAIPLVLAMTFAGMMLAGIGLQRISLGALIIALGLLVDDAMITVETMVSRLEAGDSRRHAATCAFKTTAFPMLTGTLVMIAGFIPVGFAASSAGEYCFSLFAVVLIALLCSWVVAILFSPLTGTWLLPEKVRHHAAGPGRIARGYGGLLTLALRHRLVTVLFALSALGLSVYGTTFMQGEFFPASDRPELLVSLTLPANASQPETQREVERLEKMLTGNSNIDHYSSYVGSGAIRFYLPMDVLLENENIAQLVVVAKDLDARDRLHQQLNRILATQFSDIITRVSPLELGPPVGWPLKYRVSGPDYLQVRALANRLTEVIGRSPLSREVNQTAGEPERIITLKVNQTAARAAGISSESLARTLNTVWSGSIVTSLRDNDRLVDVVLRARDNERLSTATLSSLTIQGNDGKKIPLSAVATPVWGVDDPVIWRRQRLPFITVQTDLAPGSRAEAVSAALRPAVDKLRAELPAGYSIEEGGAVAESAKGNSSVFTVLPVTLVIMLLLLMLQLRRYSRMLLALLMAPFGLPGIVLAMLPGGTPMGFVALLGVIALAGMIIRNAVILISEVDSNLAQGMVNDEAIIAAAKHRARPICLTACAAVLGMIPISHQVFWGPMAYAIIGGLLVATLVTLTVLPASFSLLLQWAGYFKSRQKGV; encoded by the coding sequence ATGAAAACGGCAGCGGGAGAGAAATTTAACCTGTCCGCCTGGGCGCTTGAAAATCAGCAGTTGGTCAGTTTCTTGATGCTGCTGGTGATGGCGCTAGGCGTATTTTGCTATGAGCGACTGCCGCGTAATGAGGACCCCGCTTTCACCATTAAAACGGCCGTCGTATCCGCGCAGTGGCCGGGAGCATCCGTGGGGGATACGACCCGTCTGCTGACCGACACGCTTGAAAAAAAACTACAGGAAACGCCCTGGCTGGATTATATCGAAAGTGAAACCCGGGCCGGTCGCAGCGTTATCCATGTCAATCTCCGCGATGATACGCCGCCGCAAAAAGTCGCGGATATCTGGTATCAGATCCGCAAAAAAATGCAGGATATCGCCCCGTCCTTACCAGAAGGGGTTCAGGGCCCCGCCGTGAACGATGAGTTTGACGACACCTACGGTACGATTTACGGCTTTGTTCCCGAGGGTTACACCTTGCGGGAAACGCGGGATCGCGTAGAGACAATACGTCGTGAGCTCATGTCCTTACCGGATATCGGCAAAACTACCCTGCTGGGCGAACAGCAGGAACAGCTGGTCCTCGCCTTTTCTCCGGCTCGTCTGGCGGGGATGGGTCTGGATATTCAGGAGGTCGCCGATGCCCTCAGGGCGCAAAACGCGGTGGTCCCGGCAGGGATTATGCGCACCGGGCAGGAAAATATCGCGCTAAAGGTCAGCGGAGCGCTTACTTGCGAAGAGAGTTTACGGGCCGTCACGCTACATATTAACAATCGCTATATCCCGTTGACTGACATCGCCACCCTCACGCGGGAAACCGCCGAGCCGCCTGCCCCAGCCTGGCGGGTTAACGGAAAACCGGCTATCGGGCTGGCGGTTTCAATGGCGCCGACAGGCAATATGTTGCGTTTCGGCGCCGCGCTGAATGCCCGAATGGCGGCCATCAGCACCGGTCTGCCGCACGGAATAGAGATGGTTAAAATCGCCGATCAGTCAGCGGTGGTCAGTGACGCGGTAAGTGGTTTTATCCGGGTGCTTATCGAGGCCGTTGTTATCGTTCTGGCGGTTTCATTTGTCTCTCTCGGTTTACGGGCAGGACTGGTGGTGGCGGCGGCAATCCCACTGGTGCTGGCCATGACCTTCGCCGGCATGATGCTGGCTGGCATCGGTCTTCAGCGTATCTCGCTCGGCGCGTTGATCATTGCTCTGGGTCTGCTGGTGGATGACGCCATGATAACCGTAGAAACGATGGTCTCCCGACTGGAAGCCGGAGATTCCCGTCGACACGCGGCCACCTGCGCTTTCAAAACGACGGCATTCCCGATGCTCACCGGCACCCTGGTGATGATTGCCGGTTTTATTCCCGTGGGTTTTGCCGCCTCCAGCGCCGGCGAATACTGTTTTTCCCTCTTTGCGGTGGTGCTCATTGCCCTGCTTTGTTCCTGGGTTGTCGCGATCCTGTTTTCTCCGTTGACGGGGACATGGCTGCTGCCGGAAAAAGTCAGACATCACGCGGCAGGACCGGGGCGTATCGCTCGCGGATACGGGGGGCTTTTAACCCTGGCGCTGCGCCACCGGCTGGTCACCGTACTGTTTGCGCTTTCCGCTCTGGGGCTGTCAGTTTATGGAACGACATTTATGCAGGGCGAGTTTTTTCCCGCCTCCGATCGGCCAGAGCTGCTGGTCAGCCTGACACTTCCGGCAAACGCGTCGCAGCCGGAAACGCAAAGAGAGGTAGAAAGGCTTGAAAAAATGCTGACGGGCAACAGCAATATCGATCATTACTCGTCGTACGTCGGATCGGGGGCCATACGTTTTTACCTGCCGATGGATGTGCTGCTGGAGAATGAAAATATCGCCCAGCTGGTTGTGGTGGCCAAAGATCTTGACGCACGGGATCGTCTGCATCAACAGTTGAACCGGATACTGGCGACGCAATTTAGCGACATCATCACGCGTGTCTCACCCCTTGAGCTTGGGCCACCCGTCGGCTGGCCGCTCAAATATCGGGTAAGCGGGCCTGATTATCTGCAGGTCCGGGCGCTAGCGAACCGGCTGACGGAGGTGATTGGCCGCTCGCCATTATCACGCGAAGTTAACCAGACGGCGGGAGAACCGGAGAGAATAATTACCCTTAAAGTGAATCAGACTGCTGCCAGAGCGGCGGGAATATCATCAGAAAGTCTCGCCCGGACGCTGAATACGGTCTGGTCCGGCAGCATTGTCACATCGCTCAGGGATAATGACCGCCTTGTCGATGTGGTGCTCCGGGCCAGGGACAATGAGCGTCTTAGCACCGCCACCCTCTCCTCACTGACGATTCAGGGGAATGACGGTAAAAAAATCCCGCTCAGCGCCGTCGCGACGCCGGTCTGGGGCGTGGATGATCCGGTGATCTGGCGTCGGCAGCGGTTGCCTTTTATCACGGTGCAAACGGATCTTGCCCCGGGGAGCCGGGCCGAAGCGGTATCCGCGGCTCTGCGTCCGGCGGTAGATAAACTCCGTGCGGAGCTGCCTGCGGGTTACAGCATTGAAGAAGGCGGCGCGGTTGCCGAATCCGCTAAGGGAAATAGCTCGGTGTTTACCGTTCTTCCCGTGACGCTTGTCATCATGTTGCTACTGCTGATGCTTCAGCTGCGGCGATATTCCCGGATGTTGCTTGCCCTCCTGATGGCCCCGTTTGGTTTACCGGGGATCGTACTGGCGATGTTGCCCGGCGGAACGCCGATGGGGTTTGTCGCGCTGCTGGGCGTAATCGCCCTGGCGGGGATGATCATTCGTAACGCGGTGATCCTGATTAGCGAGGTGGACAGCAATCTTGCGCAGGGTATGGTTAACGATGAGGCGATTATTGCCGCCGCAAAGCACCGCGCCAGACCCATCTGTCTGACAGCCTGCGCCGCCGTTCTGGGCATGATCCCTATCTCGCATCAGGTATTCTGGGGGCCAATGGCTTATGCGATTATCGGCGGACTGCTGGTTGCGACGCTGGTTACCTTAACGGTATTACCCGCGTCATTTAGCCTGTTGTTACAATGGGCAGGTTACTTCAAAAGCAGGCAAAAAGGTGTTTAA
- a CDS encoding NADH-dependent flavin oxidoreductase, which yields MTDLLTQAFTFKNGLRMRNRVVMAPMTTWSANDDETISDEEVNYYRARATGVGLVITGCAHVQRNGVGFTNEFAAYDDRFIPSLRKLADAAKSGGALAILQLFHAGNKAVPELIPGGEFVSASALAAPAGPFNRGEQASRALGHDEISGVIHDFGEATRRAIEAGFDGVELHGAHGFLIQNFFSPWFNQRTDEWGGSLANRMRFPLEVVREVRRVIETHAGKPFLLGYRLSPEESGDGGLRINDSQALAGQLEKETLIDYLHISLHDVLTDRPQGSEGKDTILARFVEQFNGRLPLLAAGKITSSQAAQRSLKAGLSLVALGRTIVMNPNWMELVQAGHEDKVKNKLILSQRSDELAIPEKLWHAIQKTPGWFPT from the coding sequence ATGACTGACTTATTAACCCAGGCCTTCACGTTTAAAAATGGCCTCAGGATGCGTAACCGCGTCGTTATGGCACCGATGACCACATGGTCCGCTAATGACGATGAAACGATTTCAGATGAAGAAGTAAACTATTATCGGGCGCGCGCTACCGGTGTGGGATTAGTGATAACGGGATGCGCTCATGTTCAGAGAAACGGTGTGGGTTTCACCAATGAATTCGCAGCCTACGATGATCGTTTTATCCCGAGTCTGAGGAAACTGGCTGATGCAGCAAAAAGCGGGGGGGCGCTGGCAATCCTGCAACTGTTTCATGCCGGTAATAAAGCGGTTCCCGAACTCATCCCTGGTGGAGAGTTCGTCAGCGCCAGCGCCCTGGCCGCTCCGGCTGGCCCTTTTAATCGTGGCGAACAAGCCAGCCGGGCTTTGGGTCATGACGAAATTTCTGGTGTCATTCATGACTTCGGCGAAGCCACTCGCCGCGCAATTGAGGCCGGTTTTGATGGTGTTGAATTGCACGGTGCGCATGGTTTTCTTATCCAGAATTTCTTCTCCCCCTGGTTTAACCAGCGTACTGACGAATGGGGTGGTTCATTAGCAAACCGGATGCGTTTTCCGCTGGAGGTCGTTAGGGAAGTCCGGCGGGTTATTGAAACTCATGCCGGGAAACCCTTTTTATTGGGTTACCGGTTATCGCCGGAAGAGTCAGGAGACGGAGGATTACGGATTAATGACTCCCAGGCTCTGGCTGGTCAGTTAGAGAAAGAGACTCTCATTGACTATCTCCATATCTCACTCCACGACGTACTGACCGATCGGCCGCAGGGCAGTGAGGGTAAGGATACGATCCTGGCGCGGTTTGTAGAGCAGTTTAATGGGCGTTTGCCTTTGCTGGCAGCGGGAAAAATTACTTCGTCACAAGCGGCTCAACGGTCTCTGAAGGCCGGGTTGTCACTGGTTGCCTTAGGTCGGACGATTGTCATGAATCCCAACTGGATGGAACTGGTGCAGGCAGGCCATGAGGATAAGGTAAAAAACAAACTTATCCTGTCTCAACGCTCAGATGAATTGGCGATCCCTGAAAAACTATGGCATGCGATTCAGAAGACTCCCGGATGGTTCCCGACATAA
- a CDS encoding SDR family NAD(P)-dependent oxidoreductase, with translation MNRIWFVTGAARGMGASIVNAALQQGDRVVATGRNMDKLRQIFSTVAAENIALLELDVRDEHQAKVAVDAAIRRFGRIDVLVNNAGFCLLGRFEEATAEQIELQFTTNVFGTANVLRAVLPVMRQQRSGRIINTSSIAGVKAVANATFYSASKFAVEGMTLALADEVAPLGIHVTAIEPGFFRTEFLSNSSAHYGEKKIEDYADYGDARELLASADGQQQGDPAKLAQVVCQVVEMENPPRQLLIGNDAISFVMPSLEARIKEIREFAVLSNTTDFD, from the coding sequence ATGAATCGTATTTGGTTTGTAACCGGGGCTGCCCGCGGTATGGGGGCCAGTATAGTGAATGCCGCTTTGCAGCAGGGAGATCGTGTGGTGGCAACGGGACGTAATATGGACAAATTACGCCAAATATTCAGCACGGTAGCGGCGGAGAATATTGCGCTGCTGGAGCTTGATGTTCGCGATGAGCACCAGGCTAAGGTTGCCGTTGATGCCGCTATTCGCCGTTTCGGGCGTATTGATGTTCTGGTTAACAACGCAGGATTCTGCCTGCTGGGTCGCTTTGAAGAGGCAACCGCTGAACAAATTGAGCTGCAGTTTACCACCAACGTGTTCGGCACGGCCAATGTGCTACGCGCTGTGTTACCAGTCATGCGCCAGCAGCGTAGCGGACGCATTATTAATACGTCCTCGATCGCGGGTGTCAAAGCGGTCGCAAACGCCACATTTTACTCAGCTTCGAAATTTGCCGTTGAAGGTATGACCCTGGCACTTGCCGATGAAGTTGCGCCGCTTGGTATTCATGTCACCGCAATTGAGCCCGGTTTTTTCCGCACCGAGTTTCTCAGTAATAGTTCGGCCCACTATGGCGAAAAAAAGATTGAGGACTATGCCGATTATGGCGATGCGCGTGAGCTGCTGGCATCCGCAGATGGTCAACAGCAAGGGGACCCGGCCAAACTCGCACAGGTGGTTTGTCAGGTGGTTGAAATGGAGAACCCACCTCGACAGCTGCTAATAGGAAATGACGCTATCAGTTTTGTAATGCCTTCGCTGGAAGCCCGTATTAAAGAGATACGCGAATTTGCGGTGCTGAGTAATACCACTGATTTTGATTAA